The genomic stretch TCAGCCTCCATGCCACCCTCCGCACTCAGTACAGCTCCCTCGCCAATGGCAGAGGCCAGAGTCATGGCAACCTGCTCTGTGAGACACTCGGGGGTTGCGATGGCGATGGTGTCTGTGCTGTCGGGCGCCATGCCTGAGCTCTCTGCCACAGTGACGTTCTCGACAATGATCTGATGGCCAGAATTGGCCTGGTTCACTATCTGCTGAACCACCTTCATGATGTGACTGTCAAcctgcagggggaggaggaagagcaatggGATGCCAAGGGTTAATGTAACAccagaagaaccccactggatcatgcccagggcccatttagtccagcttcctggctctcccagtggcccactagatgcctttGGGAGATTTCAAAATAGCAAGATAACCACACCCTATAGCTCCTCCTTTGCAGCTAGCATTTAGAGAagggctacttctaaaaccatatTGTCAACATGGCTTGCACGGGAAAGtcccgtgatggactttccttccaATCTGTCCttccccctttaaaaggcatctaggccaggtgccatcaccatgtggcaaggagttccatgggtTCACGTTAATGCAAGCCTTTCCTGCTAGCACCCAGCAGTTAGTAGCAAGGACCCTGCAGAGCTACCCACCTCATGCCTGGTTCCTTCAATTAGTTCAGCAGCTTCGTTGGTTTCCATGTCTTCAGTCGCCGTCTTTAAAACAGAAAGGACAGAGCAACCCCTTTTAGCCCCTTATCTGCAGTCAGCAGAAACAACCCACTGCACACAACAACTATGTACCTTTCTAGTCTGTTCTTTGAAAGCAACGCACTAGGAGTGCTGGGCTGACTACAGTCCAGAggcctaattattattattaacagtatttatataccatgttTCAAATaaaagttcaaagtggtttacagagaaaatcaaataactaatggctccttgtcctgaaagggctcacaatctaaaaagatgcaaaagaacaccagcaggcagccactagaaaagactctaatggggtgaggagggccagttactcttcccctgctagaTAAGAGGaacaaccacttgaaaaagtgcccccttacccaattagcagggattatGAAGCCTGccagcaagccccccccccccaaccctgcatGGCAAGAGCTCTTGGCCTTCAACCAAAGTGACTCTGCCTCTCCTACATTGTTCAGATACCTCAATGATGTACTCTTGCGTATCAGCCACCACTGAAGAAAACTCCACCAGGACTGTAGGCGGGTCTTCAGAAATGACTGTGGCAGCCAGGTTATCAGTGGACCTGCCTTCCTCAGACACCACCGCTTCTTCGGCCTCTTTCAGAGCAAGCAGGCAGCCACCTAggtgaagagggagggagggaggacaaaaTTGGTCCAGAGTGAGTTCATCACCCACCACTATGCACAAGACACTGCAATCCAAACAACTGTATCTAACAAAATCCTGCACCAAGGGAATGCCTGCCATGATTACAGGGCAGCAAAGCAGAGTTGCTTATTTTGGGATGATTTCTTCTCCTACTGCTAATGGGGGGCAGGAGGACACAAGCCACTGGAAATCCTCTGAATTTCAGAGATCTATTTGCCCACTCAAGCCAACACATGCATTAGAAGTTTTTAATCACGGCCGACTGACTCAGAAATATACCAATGCACCTTGATTAacataacttagggtgcaatcctaccctgtgctggaacaggcaagccaagaagcttgcgctgtattcagtgcaggataggggcccaaggcagcttagccagaggcaaggggaaacatttccccttacctctgggtaagacaCCTTCTCcaactatgggtctccttggacttgcgccaactcctgaggtggcgcaagtcggAGGAGACCGGAGCGGCttaaagccactctgttctccccaggaacaggggttggaatccagcataagtgctggatccagccctgcctcctgctctccacccacccctggggccaccagctgcctgcccgcccccacccaggaacgcctccctcccgcctcctccccacccaccccagaggcttgcggcGCAACCCTCGCTGAGGAAGTCACTTCAGAGGCTGGATAAGGTGCATAAGGGcacaccttatggcacatttgtgacccttctgggtcagcacaagtgaagggcaggattgcgacCTCAGACATTTCCAGTTTTGTGTTTTTGGtctttttgttttgcaaaggGACAACACTTCACTCATTCATCAATAGTATGTTAATTTAGCCAGAACAACATaatcataacattaaaaaggtggcagagcagcttttaaactgatccctgggggaaggccgacaggagccgaggggcatccggttcgggactcctcatccctatgggatgaggatggggaggttagagaacaacaagacaaaggcagggtaggagaagaaattgggaaaggtagggtgatgggatgtgatagacggtttggcacaatgagaggatgcggggacaaaggagcaaataagcagcccatcctggggcattccgtgtataaatgcttttatgcgaatgcccgaagtctacgagcaaaggtgggagaactggaatgtctggtgacaagggaaaatattgacatagtgggcataacggaaacctggtggaatgcggagaatcagtgggataccgcaatcccgggctataaactctacaggagggacaggcaggggcgtgttggaggtggggtggccctttatgttaaggaagggatagaatccagcaaagtagagactgaaggtgggtccgactccaccgtagaatctctgtgggttaaattaccaggcttgtgcagcaatgtaatactgggggcgtgctatcgtcctccagaccagaaatctgatggggaccttgaaatgaggaaacagatcagggaggtgacaaggaaggacagggttgtaatcatgggggacttcaattatcctcatattgactgggtcaatttgtgttctggtcacgataaggaaaccggatttcttgacgtgctaaatgactgtggcttagatcagctagtcaaggagcccaccagaggacaggtgactctggatttaattttgtgcggtacgcaggacctggttagagatgtaaacgttactgagccattggggaacagtgatcatgctgcgatccgttttgatgtgcacgttgggggaagaataccaggcaaatctctaacaaaaacccttgacttccgacgggcggacttccctcaaatgaggaggctggttagaaggaggttgaaagggagggtaaaaagagtccagtctctccagagtgcatggaggctgcttaaaacaacagtaatagaggcccagcagaggtgtataccacaaagaaagaagggttccactaaatccaggagagtgcccgcatggctaaccagccaagttagagaggctgtgaagggcaaggaagcttccttccgtaaatggaagtcttgccctaatgaagagaataaaaaggaacataaactgtggcaaaagaaatgtaagaaggtgataggggaggccaagcgagactatgaggaacgcatggccagcaacattaaggggaataataaaagcttcttcaaatatgttagaagcaggaaacccgccagagaagcggttggccctctggatggtgagggagggaaaggggagataaaaggagacttagagatggcagagaaattaaatgagttctttgcatctgtcttcacggcagaagacctcgggcagataccgctgcccgaacggcccctcctaaccgaggagttaagtcagatagaggtgaaaagagaagatgtttcagacctcattgataaattaaagatcaataagtcaccgggccctgatggcatacacccaagggttattaaggaattgaagaatgaagttgcagatctcttgactaaggtatgcaacttgtccctcaaaacagccacggtaccagaagattggaggatagcaaatgtcacgcctatttttaaaaagggaaagaggggggacctgggaaactataggccggtcagcctaacatccataccgggtaagatggtggaatgcctcatcaaagataggatctcaaaacacatagacgaacaggccttgctgagggaaagtcagcatggcttctgtaagggtaagtcttgcctcacaaaccttatagaattctttgaaaaggtcaacaggcatgtggatgcgggagaacccgtggacattatatatctggactttcagaaggcatttgacacggtccctcaccaaaggctactgaaaaaactccacagtcagggaattagaggacaggtcctcttgtggattgagaactggttggaggccaggaagcagcgagtgggtgtcaatgggcaattttcacaatggagagaggtgaaaagcggtgtgccccaaggatctgtcctgggaccggtgcttttcaacctcttcataaatgacctggagacagggttgagcagtgaagtggctaagtttgcagacgacaccaaacgtttccgagtggtaaagaccagaagtgattgtgaggagctccagaaggatctctccagactggcagaatgggcagcaaaatggcagatgcgcttcaatgtcagtaagtgtaaagtcatgcacattggggcaaaaaatcagaactttcgatataggctgatgggttctgagctgtctgtgacagatcaggagagagatcttggggtggtggtggacaggtcgatgaaagtgtcgacccaatgtgcggcggcagtgaagaaggccaattctatgcttgggatcattaggaagggtattgagaacaaaacggctaatattataatgccgttgtacaaatcgatggtaaggccacacctggagtattgtgtccagttctggtcgccgcatctcaaaaaagacatagtggaaatggaaaaggtgcaaaagagagcgactaagctgattacggggctggggcaccttccttatgaggaaaggctacggcgtttgggcctcttcagcctagaaaagagacgcttgaggggggacatgattgagacatacaaaattatgcaggggatggacagagtggatagggagatgctctttacactctcacataataccagaaccaggggacatccactaaaattgagtgttgggcgggttaggacagacaaaagaaaatatttctttactcagcgcgtggtcggtctgtggaactccttgccacaggatgtggtgctggcgtctagcctagacgcctttaaaaggggattggacgagtttctggaggaaaaatccattatggggtacaagccatgatgtgtatgcgcaacctcctgattttaggaatgggttaagtcagaatgccagatgtaggggagagcaccaggacgaggtctcttgttatctggtgtgctccctggggcatttggtgggccgctgtgagatacaggaagctggactagatgggcctatggcctgatccagtggggctgttcttatgttcttatgttcttatgttaagtattttattttcccATTGTTTTACATTAGGGACACTTCCTAATTTCCAGTGTTTAGCATATAAAAAGTTTGCTAAATGTTATATGCAAACAACTCCCAAGTAGGTATTAATAATTTCTTCTATGGACACAAGAACACCACAGATCTAGATCTATTAGGACATTTCTTAATCATTTCTAAAATAAACCAGAACCACTACATTACTTTCTTCTTACACAATGGATTATTAAGTACCAGTTTTGTGTTACCTACGAGTTGTCAAAACCCTTAACAGTTTTTCCTCACAGTGGTACAAAGCAAGAAAATTGTTCTCAAAAGTTCAAACAGATTCCCAGATCTCATGAGGTTACTACCATGACAGATGTGTTTAGGCTTTGAATCATGAATGTCTTTGCTTGCTCCATTTCACAATGGGAGTCTGATGTGAATTAGAAGTTTCAGAAATCATGGGAAGGGAGAACACAAACCCTTCTCTATTCTGGGTGCTGAAATGTGCAAGGATGCATGCAGAGAGGAAAGGAGGCTGCCAGCTCACCTTTTGTCCTCAGGTGCCTGTTCAGGGTGCCATGCTCGGCAAAGCCACGGCCACACTTGTAGCACTTGAACGGCTTCTCACCAGTGTGGTGACGGATATGGCGCACCAGGGACCCCTTTTCCCGAAAGCCCTGGCTGCAGAAGTGGCAGACATATGGCTTCTCATCAAGGTGTGTCCTGAAGTGGACCTGCTGGGCATTCTGGAGGACAGAAGAGCAGGAGACTGAGAGGCACCAGAGAGTGGCGCAAAGTTCCAAAGGGCTTGGAACTGGTCACGAGTTGCTGAGCATCCCTTCTCCAAGAAGGAAACCTAACTCAGCTCTCACTGCACTCAACCTCAAAGAACTCTGAGCACTAAAGCAAACACTGCAAATGCCTTTTATCTGCCAAGGGAAAACCTTGCAATGGCCTCACTggaatttatttatatcccacttttctgaacaggctcccaaaggcaacttgcaatattttaaaaagcagaatataGTAGTAATCCACCTCTCAGGCCAGTGCTGATGTCTATAGGAGCTGGTGTTCTACGTTCCCTTCAGCCAGGGATTTCTACAATCCATTTTATACCATGTATTCCAACTTTCTAAAAATCATCATCATGCACAGCTGCATGATTGCATTTCCTCCTATGATTCTCTCATGACTATTTTTAtggggttttttggttttttttttaaaccaaggcaACAGCAGAGAATGCCATGATAAAGTAAAGGCTCACTGAGCTGAGGTTCAGTCTTTGATCTCACCAAGCAGAATGCATTCACACAGACTGCCAAAAAATGGCAAGAAAATCATCTAGTCTTAATTCTTTCCCTCTAAAAATTGTTCAAGTGAACTTTTAAGTCACGAGAATACAGGAtcaaagaaggaagcatctcttGGAGCTGACTAGAACTCACAAAAGCCCATCCCAAAATAAATGTGTCCACCTTTAAGATGTTGCAAGCCTGTCATTGTTCTTAATCGACTAAGAGCCACCCCCCTGAGCACTCAGAAAAGGAACAGGGCTGAATACACCAAGGGGTGCTGAAGGCAGACATTTTCCCCAAAGTCCTCTCTTCCTCAGTTCACCACAGCTAATTTAGCAAAGTTACTTGACAAGTAGGAAACATTTTCTCATCAGGATCCCCTTGCCTGGCACTCATTTGCTGGCTCTAACGCTTTCTACCAGTTTAAATCTCCAAGACCAAGATAAACTACCCTGGATTCCTCATTCTGGGCTCGAAAGCGATGCTTCCCCTTGGATTTCTGGAAGGCTCACCTTCGTCTTGTACCTCTTGCCACATTTGGGGCAGGGGTACGGCCGCTCGTCAGAGTGCACCCGGCGGTGCCCCTTCACGTGTGCAATTGTCTTGTACAGCTTGCCGCATTCCCCGCAACGGAACCGCCGTTCGTTGACATGCACTTCCTGGTGCTTTTTCAGCAGGTAACCCTTGGTGAATTCTTTGCCGCACTCCTCACAGGTAAAAGGCTTGTAGTCTGGGggaggagaggtggggggagtCAGAAATAAAAGAGgttctggggcaggagaggaCCGTCACAACACTTGTTGCAAGACAAATCCAAGAGTTGTGATTGGGGATGACCTTCTGCTCTTTATTGCTTCAGAATTTTTTTGCACTGCTGAGAAATGTTCTGCTCACTCCAAAGATGGCAGCTGTGACCATCCAGGGATGCCATTTGCCTGCAGAAATCTGAACGAGACCCCTCCTTACCTAGATGGCGGCTGACATGCAGGTCAAGGGAACTGTGGTCCCGGAAGACTTCACTGCAGTATGGGCACACGTGATGCTTGCAGTCATCCGCCATTGCTGCGCCTGGCTATGAAAAGAGAGGAAACTGTCTGTGCAACAAGCAGCAGAATCCTGAACCAGGATATGTTGCACCAACAGCAGCAAAGGTGAGGGGGGAACTGGGTCAGGCTGGTGCAGCCGCAAACCTCTCTATGCATCAGCCAACCCCCCCTTCCTGCAGGCAAGGAGCATGAAAGGCACCACTTACAGGTTCGTCAGGCTCAATCTCCACGTACTGTGCCCCACACAGCTTCTCTGGGTCCGCCATCTCTTTGCTCTTCAACTCCCCTTCCTCCGCAGCCACCTCATCTCCTTCGTCAGATTTAGTTCCCTCCCCCACAGACACCCTTTCTATCACAATCCCAGAATTCCTCATGGCTTCTCGCAGCAGGTTCTCGTCGTCACCTCCATCAGGGGGAAGCTCTTCGGAATTTGAAAGCTGAAGGAAATGAGAGACAGACCAGTGACCATTTGGGGAGAGAAAGCCTGGTAATTTTGTCTTCATCAGTTGCCACAGGCACTGCCTTAAGCCTGTTTCTCACTAACTTTTACAATTTGACCACCACAGGAACTCCCTCTACTTCCTGAGAGCCCCTATCAGCAGCCATTAGAATCCACACACGTGAAGGGCCTGCAGGTCAGGATGCAGCATGAGAAGCCTTCATGGTAAAAGCCAACTACCCTGGGAAGGAGCTATTTTGACTAACTCTCAGGTGTTTCCTGCCTATAACATTAAGCCCTGTTTGGGGCAGAGTTCTCTTCAGgaattcaacacacacacacacacacacactctatccCTTCCACAAGGGACTTGCCTCaccatctgagaaccactgctttaaaaagaCAGCACCATTAATCCACTTGACCTTATGTGGCTGTGGAAAGGGCACCCAATAGGCAGCAGGCTTCAAAAAACCAGATGGGCTTTGGGCAACCAGGTTTGGGCAGATAAACCTTGAACTTGGACGCCATGGCTGCACTCAGATATTTCTCCAAAACATGGTTGGGAGAATAAGCAGCCATGAGAGGAGTTAATGACCAGCCAGTTTGTCACGTTTGGAGAAAATGACAAACTCTGACTTACTGCACACTCGAGGCAAGCACTTCACACCTGCACCTCTCGCTACCTGCTCTCCTTCCTCCACACACAGTCTGTGTTGAGCCTGCATGCTGGGCTTGACATTCCCCAAGAAAGCTATTTTCTTACTATGCTTCAGATTACTCTGTGTGGAATCCCAGTGATGAGGATTCTTCCATTGCCTGAGAACAGGCAGACAGTCCATCTCCAACTGTTCTAATCAGAGGCAGAGCCAAGCCCACGGCTAGAGGGTCCTGGACCCAAGTTAATGACAAGATGTACCCCAAGAGGGACAGCACCAACCTCTGTGTCAGGTGATTTTGCCTCTGTGATGGGGAGCTCCTGCATCCGGACATGAACTTCGTGAAGAACATTCCCTTTAGCGTCCGTCACTAGATGGATGACAG from Tiliqua scincoides isolate rTilSci1 chromosome 13, rTilSci1.hap2, whole genome shotgun sequence encodes the following:
- the E4F1 gene encoding transcription factor E4F1, yielding MEAAMATGAGPAGLTAAGPRGQECAADATSGLLGLPAPFAEEDEDDRHRCGRCQSEFTSLEEFVQHKLQKLCHRPQDSTATAKQVVSPLEEPITVAHIVVEASPITEEDSHASALLSSGHIKEVIVTEEHIFENPNGHIDGEIEEAQGGLKELEEGASLELIKVKLLVNKEGRYVCELCHKTFKTASILKAHMITHSSRKDYECKLCGTSFRTKGSLIRHHRRHTDERPYKCKKCGKSFRESGALTRHLKSLTPCTEKIRFNMNKEIAINKEDLTAGSSNSNPEALPSVATQPADSSPVIHLVTDAKGNVLHEVHVRMQELPITEAKSPDTELSNSEELPPDGGDDENLLREAMRNSGIVIERVSVGEGTKSDEGDEVAAEEGELKSKEMADPEKLCGAQYVEIEPDEPPGAAMADDCKHHVCPYCSEVFRDHSSLDLHVSRHLDYKPFTCEECGKEFTKGYLLKKHQEVHVNERRFRCGECGKLYKTIAHVKGHRRVHSDERPYPCPKCGKRYKTKNAQQVHFRTHLDEKPYVCHFCSQGFREKGSLVRHIRHHTGEKPFKCYKCGRGFAEHGTLNRHLRTKGGCLLALKEAEEAVVSEEGRSTDNLAATVISEDPPTVLVEFSSVVADTQEYIIETATEDMETNEAAELIEGTRHEVDSHIMKVVQQIVNQANSGHQIIVENVTVAESSGMAPDSTDTIAIATPECLTEQVAMTLASAIGEGAVLSAEGGMEAEEATVTMVASDDIEIMEHTGEFVIASQEGELEVQTVIV